A genomic window from Triticum urartu cultivar G1812 chromosome 7, Tu2.1, whole genome shotgun sequence includes:
- the LOC125518932 gene encoding PRA1 family protein B4-like has product MTTRATTVPATVLPTTVPAAAPASVLPAAPDAAATSIASPDPAATRAFLGRLYNSAKRSLSGARPWPELLDRAALSRPDSLFDATARLRKNLAYFRVNYATLSLLAHPFSLVALLAFLAAWCFLYLLRPTDAAPLNAFGRTFSDPTDAATPPKEAAASPRPGRSWRGCSLWSGPRGTLSAASSGRATPGTGSGSAAGSPSAASTLASPSSPSATPPAWSR; this is encoded by the exons atgaCCACTC GTGCTACAACCGTCCCGGCCACCGTCCTCCCCACCACCGTCCCGGCCGCCGCGCCCGCGAGTGTCCTCCCCGCCGCCCCGgacgccgccgccacctccatcGCCTCCCCGGACCCGGCGGCCACGCGCGCCTTCCTGGGCCGCCTCTACAACTCGGCCAAGCGCTCCCTCTCGGGTGCCCGCCCCTGGCCCGAGCTCCTGGACCGTGCCGCGCTCTCGCGCCCGGACTCCCTCTTCGACGCCACCGCCCGCCTCCGCAAGAACCTCGCCTACTTCCGCGTCAACTACGCCACGCTCTCCCTCCTCGCGCACCCCTTCTCCCTCGTCGCCCTCCTCGCGTTCCTCGCCGCCTGGTGCTTCCTCTACCTCCTCCGCCCCACCGACGCCGCCCCGCTCAATGCCTTCGGCCGCACCTTCTCCGACCCCACCGATGCGGCGACCCCGCCGAAGGAGGCGGCGGCCTCCCCGCGGCCGGGGCGAAGCTGGAGAGGATGCAGCCTCTGGAGTGGCCCCAGAGGGACGCTCTCTGCGGCGAGCTCGGGGCGGGCGACGCCGGGCACCGGGTCCGGCTCTGCGGCTGGGTCGCCCTCCGCCGCTTCCACGCTGGCCTCACCTTCCTCACCCTCCGCGACTCCTCCAGCATGGTCCAGGTGA